One Phycisphaerae bacterium RAS2 DNA window includes the following coding sequences:
- a CDS encoding FtsX-like permease family protein, whose product MVAAKFWPVILKQALRQKTRSSLTIAGVALMMVLFGGVRAMQAGVEEATRASADESHLVVYRKDRYCPATSRLPQSYMDRLRAVPGVASVVPVRVVVNNCRTALDVVTFRGVPEDAFAAEYAGRIRFVAGSLEDWQRRSDAVLLGETLAGRRRLNVGDRFDAAGITVYVAGIIESDEAQHENIAYAHLSFIQYATGGRQGGYVTQFDVRAQAGAPPDSIAAAIDREFAKDTDPTFTQSAQSFVAGAAKDIVEIAGFTRWLGWAALAAVMALVSNAVFLAVRQRVTEHAVLQTLGFEGGLLARWVVTEGLLLSMIGGVAGCSVVVLWLAWGQYSISVEGVSIPIRAGFSLFAQGAALSAVVGIVAGLVPAWEVSRREIATCFRTV is encoded by the coding sequence ATGGTCGCAGCGAAGTTCTGGCCGGTCATTCTCAAACAGGCGCTTCGCCAAAAGACGCGCAGCAGCCTGACCATTGCCGGCGTCGCGTTGATGATGGTGCTCTTCGGCGGTGTGCGCGCGATGCAGGCGGGCGTCGAGGAAGCCACGCGCGCGTCGGCCGATGAGTCGCATCTGGTCGTCTATCGCAAAGATCGGTACTGCCCGGCGACGAGCCGGTTGCCGCAATCGTATATGGATCGACTGCGAGCCGTGCCGGGGGTCGCGTCGGTGGTGCCGGTGCGCGTGGTGGTGAACAACTGCCGCACGGCGCTGGATGTGGTGACTTTCCGCGGTGTGCCGGAGGATGCCTTCGCGGCGGAGTATGCCGGCCGGATTCGATTCGTCGCCGGCTCGCTGGAAGACTGGCAGCGGCGAAGTGATGCCGTGCTTCTCGGCGAGACGCTGGCCGGTCGCCGGCGGTTGAACGTGGGAGACCGATTCGATGCCGCGGGGATCACGGTCTACGTCGCGGGGATCATCGAATCGGACGAAGCCCAGCACGAAAACATCGCGTATGCGCACTTGAGTTTCATTCAATACGCGACCGGCGGGCGGCAGGGCGGGTACGTGACGCAATTCGACGTTCGCGCGCAGGCCGGCGCGCCGCCGGACTCCATCGCCGCGGCGATCGATCGGGAATTTGCGAAAGACACCGATCCGACTTTCACGCAGTCGGCGCAGTCCTTTGTCGCCGGCGCGGCGAAGGACATCGTTGAGATCGCGGGTTTCACGCGCTGGCTGGGCTGGGCGGCGCTGGCAGCCGTGATGGCCCTGGTGAGCAACGCGGTGTTTCTCGCGGTGCGTCAGCGCGTCACGGAGCACGCAGTGCTACAGACGCTGGGTTTCGAGGGCGGCTTGCTCGCGCGATGGGTTGTCACAGAAGGCCTGCTGCTAAGCATGATTGGCGGAGTGGCCGGGTGCAGCGTGGTGGTGCTGTGGCTGGCGTGGGGGCAATACAGCATCTCGGTGGAGGGTGTCAGCATTCCCATCCGCGCGGGGTTTTCGCTGTTTGCACAGGGCGCAGCGTTGAGCGCGGTCGTGGGAATCGTCGCGGGGCTGGTTCCCGCGTGGGAAGTCTCCCGCCGGGAAATTGCAACGTGCTTTCGAACCGTTTGA